One Arvicanthis niloticus isolate mArvNil1 chromosome 3, mArvNil1.pat.X, whole genome shotgun sequence DNA segment encodes these proteins:
- the LOC117705858 gene encoding eosinophil cationic protein-like isoform X1, whose product MAWPSEETEGWLHKQAMYQSVGSHDEVSEPPAPPTETPLSIFGPKWTSPIISDFQDNQCSVPQELQLRLGNMGLKMLESRLCLLLLLGLVLLLASCQPPTPSQWFAIQHIYNSAYRQCNPAMLMVNSYKKRCKNINTFLNTTFADVVHVCGNPNGTCKNQRATNCHNSTSQVPIMFCNLTFPSRNYTLCRYQTTRAVKFYTVACDNRTAQDSPIYPVVPVHLDGTF is encoded by the exons ATGGCTTGGCCAAGTGAAGAAACAGAAGGCTGGTTGCACAAGCAGGCAATGTACCAATCTGTGGGTTCTCATGATGAAGTCTCTGAGCCACCAGCTCCACCCACAGAGactcctctctctatatttgGACCCAAGTGGACCTCACCCATTATCTCTGATTTCCAGGACAACCAGTGCTCAGTTCCACAGGAGCTACAACTCAGACTGG gAAACATGGGTCTGAAGATGCTTGAGTCCCGACtttgtctcctgctgctgctgggactTGTCCTACTGCTTGCCTCATGCCAGCCACCAACCCCTTCCCAGTGGTTTGCAATTCAGCACATCTATAATAGTGCCTACCGCCAATGTAATCCTGCAATGCTGATGGTTAACAGTTataaaaaaagatgtaaaaaCATCAATACTTTTCTTAATACAACTTTTGCTGATGTGGTTCATGTGTGTGGCAATCCAAATGGCACCTGCAAAAACCAGAGAGCTACAAATTGTCATAATAGTACATCTCAAGTACCTATAATGTTCTGTAACCTCACATTTCCATCAAGGAATTATACCCTATGCAGATACCAAACCACAAGAGCAGTGAAGTTCTACACAGTTGCCTGTGACAACAGAACTGCACAGGACAGTCCCATCTATCCAGTGGTTCCGGTTCACTTGGATGGCACATTTTAG
- the LOC117705858 gene encoding eosinophil cationic protein-like isoform X3, whose translation MIFSVGVLTYFDAIRRHQMPWNGVQAVDNQCSVPQELQLRLGNMGLKMLESRLCLLLLLGLVLLLASCQPPTPSQWFAIQHIYNSAYRQCNPAMLMVNSYKKRCKNINTFLNTTFADVVHVCGNPNGTCKNQRATNCHNSTSQVPIMFCNLTFPSRNYTLCRYQTTRAVKFYTVACDNRTAQDSPIYPVVPVHLDGTF comes from the exons ATGATTTTTTCTGTTGGTGTCCTTACTTATTTTG ATGCTATTAGAagacatcagatgccctggaatgGAGTTCAGGCAGTG GACAACCAGTGCTCAGTTCCACAGGAGCTACAACTCAGACTGG gAAACATGGGTCTGAAGATGCTTGAGTCCCGACtttgtctcctgctgctgctgggactTGTCCTACTGCTTGCCTCATGCCAGCCACCAACCCCTTCCCAGTGGTTTGCAATTCAGCACATCTATAATAGTGCCTACCGCCAATGTAATCCTGCAATGCTGATGGTTAACAGTTataaaaaaagatgtaaaaaCATCAATACTTTTCTTAATACAACTTTTGCTGATGTGGTTCATGTGTGTGGCAATCCAAATGGCACCTGCAAAAACCAGAGAGCTACAAATTGTCATAATAGTACATCTCAAGTACCTATAATGTTCTGTAACCTCACATTTCCATCAAGGAATTATACCCTATGCAGATACCAAACCACAAGAGCAGTGAAGTTCTACACAGTTGCCTGTGACAACAGAACTGCACAGGACAGTCCCATCTATCCAGTGGTTCCGGTTCACTTGGATGGCACATTTTAG
- the LOC117705858 gene encoding eosinophil cationic protein-like isoform X4: MPWNGVQAVDNQCSVPQELQLRLGNMGLKMLESRLCLLLLLGLVLLLASCQPPTPSQWFAIQHIYNSAYRQCNPAMLMVNSYKKRCKNINTFLNTTFADVVHVCGNPNGTCKNQRATNCHNSTSQVPIMFCNLTFPSRNYTLCRYQTTRAVKFYTVACDNRTAQDSPIYPVVPVHLDGTF, from the exons atgccctggaatgGAGTTCAGGCAGTG GACAACCAGTGCTCAGTTCCACAGGAGCTACAACTCAGACTGG gAAACATGGGTCTGAAGATGCTTGAGTCCCGACtttgtctcctgctgctgctgggactTGTCCTACTGCTTGCCTCATGCCAGCCACCAACCCCTTCCCAGTGGTTTGCAATTCAGCACATCTATAATAGTGCCTACCGCCAATGTAATCCTGCAATGCTGATGGTTAACAGTTataaaaaaagatgtaaaaaCATCAATACTTTTCTTAATACAACTTTTGCTGATGTGGTTCATGTGTGTGGCAATCCAAATGGCACCTGCAAAAACCAGAGAGCTACAAATTGTCATAATAGTACATCTCAAGTACCTATAATGTTCTGTAACCTCACATTTCCATCAAGGAATTATACCCTATGCAGATACCAAACCACAAGAGCAGTGAAGTTCTACACAGTTGCCTGTGACAACAGAACTGCACAGGACAGTCCCATCTATCCAGTGGTTCCGGTTCACTTGGATGGCACATTTTAG
- the LOC117705858 gene encoding eosinophil cationic protein-like isoform X2: MCLCVSVFMCMNMPTDAIRRHQMPWNGVQAVDNQCSVPQELQLRLGNMGLKMLESRLCLLLLLGLVLLLASCQPPTPSQWFAIQHIYNSAYRQCNPAMLMVNSYKKRCKNINTFLNTTFADVVHVCGNPNGTCKNQRATNCHNSTSQVPIMFCNLTFPSRNYTLCRYQTTRAVKFYTVACDNRTAQDSPIYPVVPVHLDGTF, translated from the exons atgtgtctctgtgtgtctgtgttcatgtgtatgaacATGCCAACAGATGCTATTAGAagacatcagatgccctggaatgGAGTTCAGGCAGTG GACAACCAGTGCTCAGTTCCACAGGAGCTACAACTCAGACTGG gAAACATGGGTCTGAAGATGCTTGAGTCCCGACtttgtctcctgctgctgctgggactTGTCCTACTGCTTGCCTCATGCCAGCCACCAACCCCTTCCCAGTGGTTTGCAATTCAGCACATCTATAATAGTGCCTACCGCCAATGTAATCCTGCAATGCTGATGGTTAACAGTTataaaaaaagatgtaaaaaCATCAATACTTTTCTTAATACAACTTTTGCTGATGTGGTTCATGTGTGTGGCAATCCAAATGGCACCTGCAAAAACCAGAGAGCTACAAATTGTCATAATAGTACATCTCAAGTACCTATAATGTTCTGTAACCTCACATTTCCATCAAGGAATTATACCCTATGCAGATACCAAACCACAAGAGCAGTGAAGTTCTACACAGTTGCCTGTGACAACAGAACTGCACAGGACAGTCCCATCTATCCAGTGGTTCCGGTTCACTTGGATGGCACATTTTAG
- the LOC117705858 gene encoding eosinophil cationic protein-like isoform X5, translating to MGLKMLESRLCLLLLLGLVLLLASCQPPTPSQWFAIQHIYNSAYRQCNPAMLMVNSYKKRCKNINTFLNTTFADVVHVCGNPNGTCKNQRATNCHNSTSQVPIMFCNLTFPSRNYTLCRYQTTRAVKFYTVACDNRTAQDSPIYPVVPVHLDGTF from the coding sequence ATGGGTCTGAAGATGCTTGAGTCCCGACtttgtctcctgctgctgctgggactTGTCCTACTGCTTGCCTCATGCCAGCCACCAACCCCTTCCCAGTGGTTTGCAATTCAGCACATCTATAATAGTGCCTACCGCCAATGTAATCCTGCAATGCTGATGGTTAACAGTTataaaaaaagatgtaaaaaCATCAATACTTTTCTTAATACAACTTTTGCTGATGTGGTTCATGTGTGTGGCAATCCAAATGGCACCTGCAAAAACCAGAGAGCTACAAATTGTCATAATAGTACATCTCAAGTACCTATAATGTTCTGTAACCTCACATTTCCATCAAGGAATTATACCCTATGCAGATACCAAACCACAAGAGCAGTGAAGTTCTACACAGTTGCCTGTGACAACAGAACTGCACAGGACAGTCCCATCTATCCAGTGGTTCCGGTTCACTTGGATGGCACATTTTAG